The Nitrospinota bacterium genome window below encodes:
- a CDS encoding TolC family protein — protein MNNISYLKIPVCLFLLLFARPIFVEANEILPLTLKDTVESVLKNNVGIAVQSYNSKLNEQLIFDKESAFDPTVDFQFTVGEETRQAAGAFANPVKSRNQNYDWDFSISQNLITGADYELSFDSNRNLTNSTFAGLNPQYTSDLNLSLTQPLLKGFGIDNNKREIYIAKNNQKISDFEFKASVIDVITEAENTYWDLVFSIEDLKVKGKSLERAQKLEKQVKAQVEVGTLAELEILQAKS, from the coding sequence ATGAATAATATTTCGTATCTAAAGATCCCTGTCTGCTTATTTTTACTTCTTTTTGCTCGACCAATCTTTGTCGAAGCCAATGAGATCTTGCCCCTGACTTTAAAAGATACTGTAGAGAGTGTTCTGAAAAACAATGTTGGTATCGCTGTACAAAGTTATAACTCAAAATTAAACGAACAACTTATTTTTGACAAGGAATCAGCTTTTGATCCTACTGTTGACTTTCAATTCACTGTTGGAGAGGAAACTCGTCAGGCAGCGGGCGCTTTTGCCAATCCTGTTAAAAGCAGAAATCAGAATTATGATTGGGACTTTTCTATCTCACAAAATTTGATCACTGGAGCGGATTACGAGTTGAGTTTTGATTCAAATAGAAACCTTACCAATTCAACATTTGCAGGTCTTAATCCCCAATACACTTCTGATTTAAATTTGTCTTTGACTCAACCTTTATTAAAAGGCTTTGGAATTGATAATAATAAACGCGAAATTTATATTGCTAAAAATAACCAGAAAATATCAGATTTTGAATTTAAAGCATCCGTTATTGATGTGATTACTGAAGCAGAAAACACATACTGGGATCTGGTTTTTAGCATTGAGGATTTGAAGGTTAAGGGAAAATCACTTGAAAGAGCTCAAAAATTAGAAAAACAGGTTAAGGCCCAGGTTGAAGTGGGTACGTTGGCAGAATTGGAGATTCTCCAGGCAAAATCC
- a CDS encoding response regulator, whose translation MSRITAADILKVVPITRKTLWLWQKKYRFFPDPAKEGHPGGKGIVGYYPAWVEERCKQVYALQKKGYTISMIKEILEKEEKEKSNRKVLVVDDERKFCDLLKKIFQKNDFHVETAYDGWEAGKKAAQFQPTIMILDITLPGINGLEVCKDLRSDDKTKNIKIIAISGDLRYTETEVLQAGANSFFAKPVNFENLLSLCGEYIEEPKSIE comes from the coding sequence ATGTCAAGAATTACAGCGGCTGATATTTTAAAAGTAGTACCTATTACTCGTAAAACCCTTTGGTTATGGCAAAAAAAATACCGTTTTTTTCCAGACCCCGCAAAAGAGGGGCACCCGGGTGGAAAGGGTATAGTTGGATATTATCCTGCCTGGGTAGAAGAACGTTGCAAGCAAGTGTATGCTCTACAAAAAAAAGGGTATACCATCTCAATGATCAAGGAAATTCTTGAGAAAGAGGAGAAAGAGAAATCCAACCGCAAAGTTCTCGTGGTTGATGACGAAAGAAAATTTTGTGATTTGCTTAAGAAAATATTCCAGAAAAACGACTTTCACGTTGAAACCGCCTACGATGGATGGGAAGCTGGTAAAAAAGCCGCTCAGTTTCAACCAACCATCATGATTCTGGATATAACGCTTCCCGGCATAAATGGGTTGGAAGTATGCAAAGACCTTCGCTCCGACGATAAAACAAAAAATATTAAAATTATCGCTATTTCCGGGGATTTGAGATACACCGAAACAGAAGTTCTTCAAGCAGGAGCTAACTCGTTTTTTGCTAAACCTGTCAACTTTGAGAACCTTCTTTCTCTTTGTGGCGAATACATAGAAGAACCAAAATCTATTGAATAA